The Lycium ferocissimum isolate CSIRO_LF1 chromosome 8, AGI_CSIRO_Lferr_CH_V1, whole genome shotgun sequence DNA segment TCTCACAGATTTcacatttttaggaaaaatgaaaGATGAGCTAACATAGGAATGTGTAGAACCAAGATCAAATAATGTAACAACACATAAGCCAAATAAGTGAAATTTACCAACAACCACGTCCGCCCCATCTTGGTCTTCCTCTCGTCTCATAGCCTAAGCTCGTGATATTAGCATGTAGCTCTCGACCCACTAGCTTGATTAGGTCCACCTGCACTTGTTGCTTGCATGTTTCTAGATCTTGCACCTCTATTCCCTTGAGAAGGAATGGCAATAGGTTTCTGAACTGAGCCTTCCGTACGCGGAGAAGAAATAGGGTTAGGATTAGGACAATCCTTCACTTTATGATCGAAGCTCccacaattaaaacaagcacCAGAAGCTCTCCTACAAGTACCAGAGTGATTCTTTCCACATTGTGCACAAGTAGGTATATGAGTCTTGCCTTGGCTGTAGCTTGGAGTGCTAGCAGTAGAgaaatttgatttattttgcTTAAGCCGGTCTGACTTGTGAACACTACCAGCTTCGCAATTGTCAAACCTCCCCCTTTTAGATGGACCTCCTAAATCTACATCAGGTTTTCTGAACTTGTTTTCATTTATACTAGCTTGTTCCTTGTCGATCCTTTCCCAAGTAAGAGCAGCTGAAACTAATTTACAAAAGTTCTCATGTTGTAGGACCTCCACAGATTTTCTGATGGAATTATTCAAACGGTCTTCGGATCGCCTGCACTTATATTTTTCGTTATTAATAATACCACTAGCATAACGAGAAAGCCTGAGAAACTTCTGTTGATATTCAACAATAGACATACCCCCTTGTTCTAAATTCAGAAACTCCTTTTTCTTTGCATCAGGATAAGTAGGTGGGACATATTTCATATGAAATTCATTCACAAAATCATTTCTAGTAAGAACAGAAGGGTTTGCCTTGGCATTCAGTACACTTACCCACCAGTCATCGGCATTTTTTTGTAACAGTGAGACAACATACTTAAATTTGGCAGCGTTTGAACACTCTAGTTGCTCAAATACTCTTTCCATGCGCTCCAACCACTGCTCGGCATCCGTAGGATCAACAATGCCTTAAAACTCAACACCAcccattttcctcattttctcAAAGTTCATTTCATTAGGGTCGGGCATTCTTCTAGCCATGTGACGAAAGAAATCAGCTATTTGTTGAAAAGAAGGATTAACAGCAGAAGTACTACGACTCATTTGAGGATGTGGCCCAACTCTTGCACGCTGATTATTTTCCACTTCAAATCCAGTAGTACAAGGAAAATTAGAATCAGAAAAATGTTCTCCAACCTCTTCTTGTAAGTGAGGTTGGGCATTAGAGTTATTTAAATCCTCACGAGTGGCTTCCATGGGTCTATTAGAGGAAGAAGAGGCCATAACGTAATTCCTACATAAGGGAAGATCACATTGCATTAGGGACATGTACATGATGCATATGCACAATACACGCAACAAAACCTGTTAAAAACAAACAAGTATAGCAACAAGTCACAACAAAAGTCCTAGAATCacaaacctaggctctgataccaaaacttgtagcatcccctttgggaggatgccacttacgaaacaaaagctaatttcATACTTACAACATTCAGAAGAAATTTATGTCAAAAGATATTCACAATAATTTAGTGGCGGAAATAGGCCCATGCAAAAAAGGTTTAAAAGTGggacattttatttttcttaacaaAACACTTCGTAACATCCCTTAAAGAAATACAATATCAGAGTCTCAATTTAATATTGTGGCACCCTTCTTGAATAATCAAAATGTTGAAGCAACTTCCTAATGACATTATATTTTCCATTTAACACCAGTGCAGGTCCATATTATACACGAATTTCAAACATGTGAATATCAAAAGAGAACTAGTCTCCGCCTTGGTACATAATTACAAGACAAAATGTAATTTCAGTACATGCCATGACTTGGGTTAAAAGCACACcctaaaatagcaaaacaagtcaCCAACTTCAAGTTACAAGCTTATGGTCTTGTGTCCAACAAGCCTCCAAAATTACATACATAAGTGTGACATGtggatcatgtacaagtccccaaaatttTACACGAACTACATGCTTATGCAAATGTGATATTCACTAAAGCTCCAAAAAAGTCTACTCTAAATGGCCATCGTCAAATCCCTTCCTATacattacctacgatagaaaataaatatcgctaagcataaagcttagtggcgtataaactttgggcttggagccattagattctccaattcccttatCCGTCGTAGGTAGCTCAATAAGATaataataaatcaagtaaacaagtatatcaaagtatcaaatATCAAACCTTGAAGAGTGTCCCAATGTCGAAATCAATACTCGAAGgctcaagtgtcaagaaagcatataaattaattcaagagagtttgtcaaataacCAATTTCGCCCAATATGTACGTCATGCCAACACACCAAGCATAATCAAGATCAAGATGGACCAAAGCCCCAAATCAAGTAGGGTCCTCACCCAATaagcaagagaatcaagagccctgttgaaagtggctttccactcatacttgaaaatggacaaaagtccatcatcaaaacgaaatgtaaatccaaagtcaagatgggcaagatccgaatAGAGAGGCATACCGATATCGGTGACAAAGTCACCgcaacaagaaggacaaagtcccaacaagaatgcaaaatgatcaagcaattcgtacaagtgggcgatttagcaaatattttgcaatacttgagataataaccatacaatgatatcaaatgaagagaaagaaaacaacacatcaagatacttcaaaaattccagaaaataaacatattccaagttcaagtttatacacaaaccttggtgttttaccacacaacaagttctaccacaactcgaggagttcaaatcgtctacgccatagaccaaccaaagtccagttcgtcaaacaattccttttagcttgtacaagagcatatataccttaaatacacaatcaaatatctacttAAGTTCAATGGTTTCAGCACGTCGAAACTAGACATGAAATCAGTGAAAATCACTCTAAACTATCAAAACAGGAATTCTGGATAGTACTACTGTCTTATATTGTGGCTCAGTTTCAAAGGGATAAACGaaaaaaatagactttgtggccttaatgaaagttgtagatatatgtctaGGGGTTTCAAAGAATTTTAAATCACTCCTATAGCAGTTTTGTACAAAaatatatgctcaaaatactaacagtaATACATGTAGGGTTTGGAAAACAGAAGTCTACGCAGCACCTGTCCtgtacttcatcacccctttttccagtaaataaaagcaaaactgggttttggagcctgaaagaaaattgtagggctatgaaatagctttctatAACATCTTGGATCACTTAAAACTAAACTTTATACAAGGAATTATGCTGAAAACCCTAACAGCTTGTCCCGTTAAAAACGGGTTTTGTAACTTACCTCAATAGTGTGGAGTAGTTTGTGGCTCAACCAAAAcaagtcttgatgattgatttagagGTTGAATATTATGCGAGGAGAGAAGCTTTAGGGTTTTATTTTGGTGGAGGAAACGAATTATGAAGAGGAGGTGGAGAGGATATGAGCTAAAGGTAATATATTTACCTTTGGATAACTAcaaactttttttgtttgtttggataaCTACAAAAAGGGGCTGccctaaatacataaatatctaaTCCGTTTAATAATTTACTAAGATAATAGTAGGAGTATCTTACataactacaccataacacttcaaacaagtttcaaatatcaTCAAGTTCACGTTCAGGAAGTGtgaagtaaaatatacccttactacCAAGATATGGTCAATCGAAAATTCAAGAGTTAGTTTAAAAAAAGTTCGGGGTGTTACAAGTACcatcggcatggtacttcttcaatatggacacatggaaaactggatgaactcctgccaagcctggcggcaaggccaactcataagcaacatcgcccACACGGTCAAGATTCTCAAATGGCCTAATATACCTCAGACTCAACTTAcctctcttcccaaacctcaaagctcccttcatgggtgagatcttcaatagaacctggtcaccaatagcGAACTCCAAATCTAGGACCTTTCGGTtcgcatacatcttctgtcgactctgagctgcaaAAGCTTGGCCGGAATAACCCTCACTCTCTCAACAGATCCGTACCCTAAGGtcgaacctcaaatgcatcacaCTAACCAACCGGatatctacatctcctaccatacaaagcctcaaaatgcgccatgtcgatactcgattgataactgttgttgtattcAAACTCTGCCAATGTCAATTGCTGATCCGAATATCGACCAAAAGCAACAAcgcaagctctcaacatatccgtgagcacctgaatggtctgCTCGGActgcccatcagtttgggggtggaaagttgtactaagatccaattgggtacccaactcctcattaAAAGctctccagaaatgggaagtgaagatagtaccctgataagataggaaccccatgcaatctaaTAATATCATGAATGTACAACTTGGATAACTTATCTGCAATATAGGAAatctgaactggaatgaaatgagcggacttagtcaaccgatcaactatcacccaaacccacacgggatgcatcacaatagattGCGAAATCCTTACCCTTTAAAGGTAATGCTAAAATCGAGGCTAAAGTCAaaagagtcttgagcttttgaaagctctcctcacaatcatcggaccactggaagggaatatccttctgagtcaatctggtcaaagatgaagcaatagaagcaaaacctTTACAAATCGGCAGTAGTAGCTGGCCAAACCCAATAAACCATAGATCTTAGTCACAGTAGTAGGCCTCGCCCAATCCCTCaaagcctcaatcttctgaggaTCCACCATGATCCCGTACTTAGACACAACTTGGCCTAAGAACGCTacagactccaaccaaaactcgcacttcaaaaacttagcaaacaagctatTTTTCTTCAATAACCCAAGTACAGTGCGAAGATGGCTcacatgctcctctctactcttggaatataccaaaatatcatcaataaacataatCACAAAGGAATTAaagaatggcctaaagatgccattcattaAAGTCATGAATGCAGTCGAGGCATTGGTATGCCAAAAtgacatcaccagaaactcataatgtccatatctcGTCAGAAAGGCAGTCTTCGGAAGATCCTCAGCCCTGATCCTCAGCTGGTGGCAGCCTGAACacaagtcaatcttcgagaacactgaagcaccctgaagctggtcaaataaatcatcaatacgagacaTAGGACATTTGTTctgaatagtaaccttgttcagctggtgataatcaatgcacatcctcatagatccatctttcttcatcaCAAATAATACAGAAGCATCCCAAGGGGAGACACCCGGTCTAATGAACctcttgctcaataaatcctgtaactgctccttaagctctctcaactcggccGGTGCCATCCGATGTGacagaatagaaatagggcgaggGCCCAGGTTCAAGTCAATACAGAATTCAATGTCACGATCGGGTGCCATACCCGACAGATCAATCGGGAATACCTCCACAAACTCGCTCACAATATGAATGGACTCAAGGGGTAGAGATGCAACAGTAGTGTCACGCGCCTCAGCCAGATAAGCTAAACGCCCCTTGTTGACTAACTTCTTTGcctgaaggaaggaaataatcttcttcggagcgaggcttggagtacccctccactcaagtctaggaatgcccggcatggctaaagtgactgtcttggcatgccAGTTAAAGATAGCATGATAAGGAAAAAGCTaggtcatacccaaaataatatcaaagtccaccatatcatgaatcatcaaatctatccaagtgtcataacccataaaagtaaccaaacacgTCCGATAAACTCGATCAACCAGAATAGAATccccaaccggagtagacacataaATAGGTACagctatgctatcacaaggcaaattcTAATCAATGGCATGATAGGCagacacatacgaataagtAGATCCacgatcaaataacacagatgttGCTCTACGTCGGATAGAAACGGTACCTGAAATAACAGCATCTGAGGCCGCTGCCTCAAGTCTTCCTAAGAACGAGTAACACTGGGCCCCAGCACGTCCAGACTGCGATCGACCTCTCAAACTCTGGGACCTACCTCTACCAGCCTGGGATCTACCCCTAGAAATCTGAGAACCGCTATGGCCTTACTAAGCACCGCCTCTCTGAGAAGTACCTCCTTGACTACCTGATGATGTTGGAGTCCTCTGGGACTGATGACCCTGCCTGGATCGGGGACACCCTATAGCATAATGATCAAACTCTCCACACACAAAACAGCCTTTAGAGGGCGAAAACTGATAAACTGAAGCTGAAGGCCTGGCTGGAACAACCCTGTCTACTGGTCGAGAAAAGGAGCTCTTTGTCTGGGTGGCCCACTGAAGGAAGCTTGCAAAGCTGAATGTACAGGGTGGTCAGAATAAATCTGATGCTGCTAGAAGATTGCCCGGTGCCCCTAGAGCTAGAACTACAAAACTCCCAAACTGTCGCGGCCTCTTCTCACTACCCCCTCCAAATGCACGGGCATTAGCGGCCAAGCCTAAAGAAGCATGCTCAACGATTGAATGGAAGGAAGCCCCCACAGCCTCAAGAtgaaggcaaggaatctgaAGAGAACCAACGAGCCTACCAAAAAAGCACCCAATCTTGTCAGGCTCAGTAGGAATCAAAGAAGCTGAATAACGAGCCAAGTGCAAGTAGCGAGTGTCATAGGCCTCCACAGATAACCCCCTCATCTGTAGATGTAGAAACTTATCCCTACATGCCTCTCTCAAAGTcgggggcacatacttctcaaggaaggcccgatGGAACTGTGTCCAAGTCAGTGAAGGAGAATCCTCAGGTCTACAAGTAATAAAATgcctccaccaagtcttcgcaTCTCCGcaaaactggtaggacacatagtaAACTCCGTGGGACTCAACAATCCCCGTCCTATGTAACAACTCATGCATGTCCAAGATGAACTTGTACGCATCCTCTCTAGAAGTACCTGAGAATCTCGGCGGCTCCAACTTCCTAAACCTCCCAACTAAATCCTGATCAGTCAAGGTCATAACAGGTCCCACCATGGGTCTAAGATCATCTCCCGAGGCTGGTACGGTATCCATCCGTGGAGCCAAAGTTGCAGCAGGTTGGGCTGCACGAGTCGGTCTCTGCTCAGGAGTCTGCGCCCCAAACCTAGTCTACGATCCTCCGGCCGGAGAAGTAACACTAGCGATAGCCTGCTGGGCATCTAAGTGGAGTAGAACACGAGCCATAGTGTCTTACATTATCTACTCTGAAGTAGCCTCGGGGTGTACCCGTGCTAGAGCCACATCATCCTCGGCAGCCTGGTCTTAAACCTGCTGAACCTTAGGATCTAGAGAGGGAGATCTCTCATGCCATTAACCTACCGCAGGAGCCCTGCCCCTTAGTACCAGCCATAGCTGCAGGCTCTGGCACCTGGTCTCGGGCTatcgtagctcgagtcctcaccatttGTGAAAGAAAAGATAAGAATCAGATATTAATTCGAATAAAgcagcacgaaagaatgaaagaaagtgaagtttcctaaatgtcttataacCTTAcgtagataagtacggagctcatcgtaccgatctaTGAGACCCTACTAGACACGCTAATTTGTCACTATCCAATTTCGCTAAGTCGCGTGGGCACCTACTTTTCCCACCTCgttaggcgaacccttatcccaacaatcataaaatcATGAATAAATAAACAAGTAAGTGGAAGAGATTAAAAATACATAATTCTGACGATAATGATATCGAAACATGCAGAACTAAGTACATGCATCAAATCCACCTAGAGTCTAGTCTAACCATACAAAAGCGTCTAACTAtttactacaagtctgaaaataataaaatacatcaatagccttaaaagtatgtcttagaacAGAAATAAAGACATCAGAGGTAGAGGAATCTTTGGGCAGTGAACGTCCCCCTGCACACCCTGAAGACTCTAATTAGCAGATCCTCGAACAGCTATCTACCACGAGGTGTAGAGGTCGAGCCCACCTAGAACTAtgcattcataaaaaaatgcaacaagtgtagaccgttacaaacaacaagtactggtaggtatcataggccgactaagattagctaataaatatcaaggcaataaagtaagataaataggtaaatcaacacagtataagtcaaacacgagcCAATAACCCAATACACGCCATCACCGATGTTATAGcgtctaaacccaagtgtgccaagtcttaaTATATCAATCcaaatccgtatatcacaagtacatcacaagaatatcacaatagaagccatagtacaatgcaatgcaataatgtgtgaaatatgaatgcaatgcatatgcaccgtacacatgcactccgatgatggaacatcac contains these protein-coding regions:
- the LOC132065974 gene encoding uncharacterized protein LOC132065974, which codes for MERVFEQLECSNAAKFKYVVSLLQKNADDWWVSVLNAKANPSVLTRNDFVNEFHMKYVPPTYPDAKKKEFLNLEQGGMSIVEYQQKFLRLSRYASGIINNEKYKCRRSEDRLNNSIRKSVEVLQHENFCKLVSAALTWERIDKEQASINENKFRKPDVDLGGPSKRGRFDNCEAGSVHKSDRLKQNKSNFSTASTPSYSQGKTHIPTCAQCGKNHSGTCRRASGACFNCGSFDHKVKDCPNPNPISSPRTEGSVQKPIAIPSQGNRGARSRNMQATSAGGPNQASGSRATC